Within Topomyia yanbarensis strain Yona2022 chromosome 2, ASM3024719v1, whole genome shotgun sequence, the genomic segment GGAAAATAACTAGAACATGAAGAAGAACAAAGAAGCTCACAATCTATTGCGAAGTATTCACAGTTACGTATGGACTGCATTTGCTATTTCGGAGCCTCGAAGCATTTTGTCAAGAACCTGCCCAGTGATAGCAGATATATTTTCGTATCTTTGATGATGACGGTGGTTTGTTGAAAGTGACAATTTCAAAcctcttttaattttttgcagGACAAGAATACTATTAGCTAAGGAAAAGACTGTCGGTCTGTGATGTTATTAATTTCGACGTATCTGAATATCGCCCGCAGATGACAGCGAAATGACATAGCAACAGCGAGGATTAAACATGATCCCAATGCGTCACTGCCGTCATCCGAATTTTTCCATCAACGGGGCAGAGAAAACTTGTCAGCGTGATTGGCAAATTATCTGTCCACATCGTGTATGATCGTACACCTGAGGCAGAGAAACATCTTTCAAACTAACTATTGAGATGGCTTCGAATTCAGATGATTGTACTAGATTGAGAACTACATGTATGGAGTTCGTATGGCTTTCCCGGAAGTtagaaacgatttttttttctattttatttacagtttgttgttttatttattgttttatttattcgaaCAGATTTTAGATAATAATAAGTTTATGCAGCAAACCGCTAAAGTTTACCTTTCTCTGCAATTGATTGGTGACCGACATCGGGTTATTTTCCGGTCGATATGTATGCGGTGTAGAATAATTTATATACTatttaaatatataaatacaaTCAACGGCTAGCTTTGAGTAACCAGATTTTCAgcagtttttatttattttgcatCGGATGGTCTCGAAGGCGGCCCAACGACTTGCTTGGTTCGTTATACTGCGTTACAGGACAACGTGATTTCGTCTTGAATAGTGAAAATTATTAGGAGAAAACTTCGAGCATGGGAAGAAAATGTTTCGTTCCAGGCTATACCAGCCACAAGGGAAATCCAGTTTCGTTTTATACATTCCTTATAAAAAGTTGTTTGTAAGGTTAACATTCCTCAACGTTTCTTGattttttctgttttaaaaCATGTTCAGGCTGGGTAGCTGAAATCACATCTGCAGAAATAATGGGTACGCTGAAGCtgctccggagtaaacaggagccaAAAATACTTGCACCTTTTTACTTCGGACTACCGGGAGAAAAAGAGAAGAACAGAATACATGAACGGTTTTCTATCTATTTgatccggagtacttccagtttctcctggtactggaacaaacccaaTGAAAAACGCAGAAAACGAAATCGTTCTGCTCATTTCTGTCGAGATAACTTTCGTGATCCATCGAATGCTATCATACCTTTGTGACGTTATCTAAGCCTTTCTCTTATATAATTTCTTCCGAACTGCAGAAGACCGAAATCTATGATGAAGTATTGGTGCACGACCGGTGATATTGCGTTATCTGTGGACCAACACTGGGTGTTGGGTAAACATGTTATGTATTTCGATTCTCTAACGGGCGATTCATAAGGTGCTTGATGCGAGCCACCAGTGCGTAGTGGTACACATGCTAATTCATTTCACCGTTGTTGATGCGCTGTTCAGATGATTGATAGCCTTTCGGAGCGGCAACGATCCTATTAGCTGCGGCAGGGTTGGCCCACGACGGGTGACGCACTGCGGACGGCGATTGCATGCACTGAGTGCTGCACACGAGGACCAACGACAAGGGCGCGATAAGGATTCCTCCAGAGGCCAAGTCATTATATAAACAAATATCCGAAAGTTGCTACCAGATTGAAACTGGAAGATTCCTTTTGGGACTTCTTGGCCACCCGTTGATGTGTCAAATTGGGATACCTTCATCAATCTTATAgagttttcgtttttgactttgttctacaccggtgtagtatgTGCTACACTCATTAAAACTTGGGTGTAGTCAGtgcttttttgcactacaccggcgtagcaccaagaaaaaacccAACATGAACCATATCTTTATCAGAAGTGAATCTGAAAATACAATAGCATTGTTTGGAATACTGatctttaaacaaaaaaatgcaaatGGAAAGCAACTCACCGGTCAGTAAAACCAACGGCGCATCTGGATATTTTTAAACACCGTGGATTTCCAGAGGCCATCACAGCGAACATTACGGTTCGTTGCTTAACTAATGACTTTTATTTTTAATCCGTACACACCAAATAGTATcatgttttgaaaaaagtttggtTGTTGTCATATTATTCTTTCCTGCGTAACCAGGAGAAGCAACGGTAACTATAGGAGCGTATTAACAGATTGTTAAAAGAAAATAACAGATTCATAAGTGCTgctagtttcatgcattttctaaTCAAACGTCATATTTGACattaccagttacctgagtcactgaggggtagtcagatttgtgatacagttttggaataacagtgtctagtcgtgtcgttggtatgtactctaataaaaaatatacacgaactttaacccatacagtccaacgattccacatattgtataGTATATAGTATAATGGTGgaatagggtaaccaaccaattttggacccctagaggaagtgaaattacgtgaacgtcaaaaaatatttgcttgcctatgtttttaatgcaatacatgcacgagtctgctccaaaattactgttcttgaaagaaaactgtcaatggatgttttatacattgacataaactcgaaaaagacatttcttcacagcatgaatttttcacatttcagaCCCTTCCACATTAATTTGGACAGCATATTTTGGAGACACTCaatgtgactgaatatattttggaaacagtgaagttttttctactaaactgagctactgactcgttctctttgcagtatatttaatgcatgaaagaagaacataagcaaatcagtgactgccaatcaaaaatggtacattaatctttatgtggaaggctgactgcatgaagtatttttttagttctatcattttgagaaatagaaCAACTCTCGGTACAATTAGGTTACTGCAGACTTAACAAAGCAGtattaaatgttatgcaatagagttaacaataatatatttcgtgtaacaattcatctgtagcaatattatggagtaacatcctcaagtggatgataaatcaaggttcaaagttcgtcaggaatctgcttgtactaaatattaatttttaattcttttgtttacgaggtggtttcttgttattctttctaagctcagtttttctttgtttctcttcctttactttccttttttcttcagttttcgccttcaactgttcggcgcaatgttaaaacagcagtactacgtcgcttgaatcgtgatgttcgtgtgagtgtttcaggcgattctagtaattcagcaagcacactcttattatcattatttagctgtgatatgtctcTTAGATTTGTCAACATATAGCTTGTCGAATTCAACAAATGCGAACTACAAATGTTTTTTAACGTGGATTTCAGAAGTctcctctttggtcacattatggttttcaatgaaatgttcctcaatcgttTGATTATCGACATCCATTGTCTCTTAGATTTGTCAACATATAGctcgtcgaattcaacaaatgCGAACTACAAATGTTTTTTAACGTGGATTTCAGAAGTCTCCTCTTTGGTCACGTTAtggtcttcaatgaaatgttcctcaatcgtttgattatcgacatccattggtttgaacatttttaaataatttgaccaaaaagagcaggcgacctaccgttacgaaatttttcactttttgattattctaactcgataaacaaaaagctgtcaagaaagaaaatcgaggggtgtccaaaataagttgatatcaATGTTTTAAGACATTGTGGACaccatttatttaagattttttagatgAAACATTACGAAGAATCCTTTTTaaacacgtaacatgcataataccaaatcagacaaactaattaaatcgataaaaaatataattgtacatttaaatccaatttgaaaatgtatcatttccaccggttcctcttggctatcgtttaaaaaaagaaacgttttcggtgatatttttgaaaactgtggattctgcttaattttaaacaattagagatgaactaatgatatttaaacttaatagacaacccaaggacAGCGTTACCATAATCCCAGATTTTTCTGtattgtcacagattttttgcaccttttttgaTCACAGACTCTTTTTCAcagacagatttttggcattttgatgaaaatttcacagatttccacagatttttggaaatatcgtTATTTTTCACAGTTTTTTGGGAAATctatcacagattttcacagatttttttttcctgtttcagtcatcacagatggtaaaaagatttttttgaccgaaacacagatttcaatgtggcatctctgcccaaggaatgtaattgctgcatcaaacTAAACaaatcgacacagatctttcattagggcctaagtcgcaatgtactcaaatggagaaaaatcagtttcaatattcggcgaagcttttctaaatgtagtttttattgtaggtataaattactttatggccgtgtttttccggaagcatttttcgttaaaccttatgacaatataacaaagaatttaattcttatgtgcttttagtaggtagaaactaaaaaaatgcttacgcccaatttgcatcccagtcgtgatttcgcccttcagcaaccaccatttgcggaagggctaaactgtgtacataattttcaaaagggcgcggtaaatgggctaaactgactctgtcttgctgggtagggctgggtaaataggcgagcttgacagtatactttttaatagggctcagcaaatgggcgcatagaaacccaatgtaaaagaaagggcgcgtgaatcttttctttaaatttcatgaaaatatcgaaatattcgaatgtttatgtgcaacaactatcgagtagacatgatcatagtagatattgcttatcatttatataatagaaccgccgtttattcttttatttgtgaataataaccgtacgcccgcttctgtctaaaaatgtaagtttggcctttatattccatatgagaagaagggcctaactcgaaatctcgaagaaaatgcatgtttcgccgttttgttttctttaattatacatcgaactaaaaaccattttaactaattttcacctcaatcttgtagtatttttgttgcataatgtcgtaatagcgaaaacgcagtttgtttacatttgcgatttaagccctaatgaaaaatctatgtcgaaatgcagagaaacttcccactgagacgtccaaaaaattgtttcaaaatcgttcaacacgggtccaacgatggacgtttgttgaacggttatttggacgatgtcaaaattggtccaacgaacgtccttcattggacgattttgaaaccaaccgttcttagagggttggcagtgtaggaggcaaatacattaacagggtccaaatTCGGTTGGTTACCCTATATCAATAGTATTCCTAATATTatgagtattatatgaatagtttaGAAATGGTTCCaaagatttctggaatggtatttatttatacgggattgtaaaattctattcgggattctttgggttgttttatttttccgcgCAGGGAATTTGCAATTTGTTTACCTTTGGTACGCAGTTACGCTTACGCTGTATTCAAAAATCATGACAGATCTGGATTGCAAACGGACGCGGTTGTGACATTTCTGAAAGTAATATGCTAAAATATCGGAAACGtttttgttcataatttgtaATTCTTTACAACATTTGCGTTGATTTGGCTAGAATTTTTCTTGAACCGTGAAGTGATGAGTCGGCAAATCGATGGAAAGGAGTCAGCTAGATGTACGGTCAGAATGATCCATCCGAAAAAAGATGCAGCTTCTCCAGTGTCGAATAAAAACAGATTGATCAAAGCAAAACCAACAGTGGATATGGCACCTGTTTGTCGGATCTGTGCACGTACTGGCACGGAACAGGATATGAGTTCGATAGATAGTCAAAGAAGCGATGAAACCATTGCAAATATGATAAGCGATTGTGGAGGAGTACTGGTAAGTAGGGTtagaaaaaatgtaatttgaatCCACTGAAATCTTCGGTTATATTCGAACAGGTTTCCCTTGATGACACGCTACCGCAATCTGTATGCTCGACCTGTCTTGGTCGAGTAGAGGATGCCTACAATTTGCGGAAATTGATACGTACCTCGGGCTCTTCTCTTCGAGCAATGTCCAGTCAGCTAAACATGAACATGGGGACTGCGACCCAGCAAACAAATACTGAAAGGTTGATTACAAAAAAAGCGGATAAGTATGTCAATTATCCCACTAAAGATCAGATTGAGAGAGTCGACAAATTTGAAGACTATGATGTTATTCATTTGAAAGGATTTCGTTGCTGCGGGTGCCAAAtgatatttacttcaaaattaGAGCTGAAAGAGCATAGTATAAGAAAACACTATGTTAGTAAAGCCACGGTCAGCACAATAACTGCTGCCTTCCAATGTCCTACTTGCTATGAGCGGTTTCCGAACAGGATAAAGTTATTGAATCACTCAAAAAGTTACGAATCCAACGAAATATATCACTGCACGTTGTGCGATGTCGTGTTCGATATAAAATATCGTCTCGAGCAACATCAGAGCTTGAGCAAAGCTCACCGAAATCAGTCAGATGTGTCAACGGTAGATCATGTAGGAGAAGAACCTAAGACTCCAACCAAATTGAAAATTCGATCTAACATACGAAAACGTGTTACGAAAGAGCTGAAATTACCCAGCGAAGAGTTCATTATTAGCACAGAAGATACTTCCGAATACCAGATACTTCATATAGGTGGAGAAAGATGTTGTGGTTGCGATCTTATATTTCGTAATTATCAGGAATTGGTAGATCATTGTACCGTGGTCCATCCAAGTAGCAAAGGAGAGGCAATGTTTGAATGTACTCTTTGCTCGGAGCAGTTCGATCAAGTACAGTCGTTTAACCGACATAATTCTGCTCGTACGCAGAAAGAGCTATACTACTGTAAACTATGCGATTTGGTTATAGATGTGAGATTCCGTTTTGATCAGCATCTTAAGAGCAGTGTTGCACATCAAGCTGCCCTTAAGAAATTAGGCATCAAATCAGCCATACCCCTGGAAGAACGTATGTTGACCGAGAATCGCGCACTGGAAGCTGGTATCGATATCGTTGATATAACGGATATGCGTTGCTGCGGTTGCAATTTTGTTTGCAGTGATAAGGCAGAGTTAGAAAAACACTCCGAAGAAAAACATGGTTCTGAACGAGTTGCTGCAAATGAAGAACGAACGCCAGAATGTAACGTATGTTTCAAGCGATTCAGTTCTCCTGTACTTCTGAAGTATCATCATAATGCTTCTCTGCAGAGTACAGTTTACAAGTGCAAGCAATGTGACTTGCAATCGGAGATAAAATATCAGGTTATGCAGCACGTGGCAAGTGGTGTTCATCCGCCAGTCGAAAAGAAGGCTAAATCAGATGAAatagaaaagaaagtttacgcCTGTTGTTTTGCTAAATGTACACTTGTGTTTGAAAATTCGTCTGATCTTCTGGAACACGTCAAAAACAGTCATGCATCGAAGCGAAGAGAAAATGCCGAAGAACGAGAATTCGAAGACTTCATATGTTACGTATGTCACAAAAGTTTCCGCAATGAAAAATCCCTACAAATACATCAATTTCCGCGGAGAACAGAAGGGCATGTTTGCCGAACCTGTGGAGCCACCTTTTTGAATCTATCGACCTTTATGACACACGAGAAAACCCACTACGCAATACGAGAGTTTCAGTGTGATTTATGCGATAAAGCGTTCTACGACGAGAGGGCTCTTCGAGTGCACAAAGTCTGTCATAATGAAGAGCGTCCGTATGTTTGTGATATATGTTCCAAGTCGTTCCTAAGGAAGGGTAACTTGAaggtaatttttgtttttacatttaaaattattctctAGCAACTATTTATACTCAGGTACATAAACGGTGTCATTCCCAAGGAATCTGGGAATGTACACACTGCCAGGAGAAGTTCAAAACCAAGCAATCGCTAGTATTGCACATCCGATATCACACCGGTGAAAAACCGTACCAGTGCCGCTATTGCGAGAACCGATACAGTCACACAACTGACCGCCAGCGCCATGAAATGGCTGCCCACACGAAGGTGCGGCCACATAAGTGTGCCAAGTGCCCGGCAGCTTTCATTCGGAAACGGCAGTTGACAATTCATGAGCGAACGCACACGGGCGAACGACCGTACGTGTGTCATATCTGCGACAAAGGATTCATACAGAATAACTTTTTGACGAAACACCTGGCATCTCACGAAAAAGATGATGAGGAGATGAAGGAACCGGAATATGCCTTTGAACTGGTGGAAGTCGAAAATGTGGAGAACGACTATTTGATAGATGTGGTGGAGGAACAGGTAATAAAGGCTGGGAGTGACGAACAGTCGGACGAAGAAGTAGAAGACGAAGAAGATTAATAAGTGAAATGCggtaaattaaaattaggcaaaTAGTTCCTATACTTTATATCACTACCTTGTGGACAGTAAAAAGAGTTGACCGCTTAGTGGCGAGCTTCGGCCTACAATTTTTATGCATAGAGGTTGTAGAATGGTTCTGGCAGTCGCTAGCGGAGATCGAAGTAAGCGGTGTGTACGAGcggactttttttttgtttgacgtTTTTGCTCTTGTATATTGCCCATATTGTAATAGAGTAAGAATTGgtgaagaatatttttttttttggtggtgTTGTAAGCGGCGACAGAGGTTAAAGATCCGTTAGTTCTGCGTCTAGAACGAGAGGCCTGAAGTGAAAGCATGAAACTCTGCAGTTATTGGCGGAACGTCGTAGCGAATCCCCACATCGTCAATTTATTGATCCAGCTGCGTTTTCATCGATTTGCACACTGGTGGTCAAGCATCATTCTGGGCAGATGAAACATTTTCCGACTTGAAATGAGTCCGCTACAACATGACTACTGCAAAAATCTCGCTCCATAGTTTGCTGGGATCTTTGCAGCATTCTTCTTAATCATCCAACTTGCATGCTGTCGCAGATTCAAATAATTGAGATACGGTTCACATGTCCATTTGTGGAGTATCGGGAAAGTTGTCCCACTCGCAACGGACACTCCAATGACGTAAATGACGGTATGTATAAAGTAAATAAAAAGGTAAGTCTTGAAAGCaatgaatttaaattttctAAGACACCAAAACGCGTTAGTTCCACGCGCAATTATTAATacaaggaatcgaaagtttgaTGACAATACTGATATAAATTTTATAATCGTATTATAGTTGAGCGGCGCTTGCCGACGGGCAAATGACCTCGGAATGTACCGGCTGGGACTCTACAATTCTGAAATGGGTCATTGAAAAATCAGCAGAGCAAAC encodes:
- the LOC131682472 gene encoding zinc finger protein 709-like, with product MSRQIDGKESARCTVRMIHPKKDAASPVSNKNRLIKAKPTVDMAPVCRICARTGTEQDMSSIDSQRSDETIANMISDCGGVLVSLDDTLPQSVCSTCLGRVEDAYNLRKLIRTSGSSLRAMSSQLNMNMGTATQQTNTERLITKKADKYVNYPTKDQIERVDKFEDYDVIHLKGFRCCGCQMIFTSKLELKEHSIRKHYVSKATVSTITAAFQCPTCYERFPNRIKLLNHSKSYESNEIYHCTLCDVVFDIKYRLEQHQSLSKAHRNQSDVSTVDHVGEEPKTPTKLKIRSNIRKRVTKELKLPSEEFIISTEDTSEYQILHIGGERCCGCDLIFRNYQELVDHCTVVHPSSKGEAMFECTLCSEQFDQVQSFNRHNSARTQKELYYCKLCDLVIDVRFRFDQHLKSSVAHQAALKKLGIKSAIPLEERMLTENRALEAGIDIVDITDMRCCGCNFVCSDKAELEKHSEEKHGSERVAANEERTPECNVCFKRFSSPVLLKYHHNASLQSTVYKCKQCDLQSEIKYQVMQHVASGVHPPVEKKAKSDEIEKKVYACCFAKCTLVFENSSDLLEHVKNSHASKRRENAEEREFEDFICYVCHKSFRNEKSLQIHQFPRRTEGHVCRTCGATFLNLSTFMTHEKTHYAIREFQCDLCDKAFYDERALRVHKVCHNEERPYVCDICSKSFLRKGNLKVHKRCHSQGIWECTHCQEKFKTKQSLVLHIRYHTGEKPYQCRYCENRYSHTTDRQRHEMAAHTKVRPHKCAKCPAAFIRKRQLTIHERTHTGERPYVCHICDKGFIQNNFLTKHLASHEKDDEEMKEPEYAFELVEVENVENDYLIDVVEEQVIKAGSDEQSDEEVEDEED